The window GGAAATATAGAGTACATATAGTACATGATTATGACATGAACGCTAAAAATATACAATACATATAGGACACTATTGGTAAATAAAgataattacacaagtgtgtaTTGCATAGGGGACAttgttattacatatataattaCACCTGCATAATGCATATGGGACATTGTTAAAACATACGTGTAATTACAAATGTATAATACATTTGGGAGATTATTATTTCACCCAGATaattaaacatgtatttaatatgaaatgaaatattgttACATGTGAGTAATTAGACATATgcaatatatattgttatacACATATGTATTACATGTGGGACATTGTTATTACATATATGTAATTACAAATGTATAATGCATAAGGGATATTGTTATTACATACATGCAATTACACACGTATAATAAATATGGGATATTTTTATGACATATATGTAATTAcaaatttataataaatatggGATACTGTTATTActtacatgtaattacacacgtaTAATATGGGATATTGTTATTACACAGATAAATACAGATTTATTTAATAAGAAATGTTACATGTGCATAATAAGACATATACAGTATCTATGGGGCAATATATAGTTATACACAGATAAttacacatatataatacacatgTAACACATCCGGGACATTGCTCTTGCTTTGCTCTTCGTCCTGACaaagcataaaaacaaacatgtgtgtgtgtgtgttttgccgGCCTCGCAGGTCCCCCCAAATCCCTCCTCCAGTCCCAGGACGGCCTGGAGCGTCCCGCGCGCCTGCCCCCGTCCCTGCTGTCTGCGGACTACAAGGAAGAgcacgaggaggaggaggagcgcgAGGGCGCGTCGTGCGAGGAGCGGCGGCGCGAGGGCCTCGGCGCGGACAAGGCGGGCGCCGCGGCCAAGAAGAAGACGCGCACGGTGTTCTCGCGCAGCCAGGTCTACCAGCTCGAGTCCACGTTCGACGTGAAGCGCTACCTGAGCAGCTCGGAGCGCGCGTGCCTCGCCTCGAGCCTGCAGCTGACCGAGACGCAGGTCAAGACGTGGTTCCAGAACCGCAGGAACAAGTGGAAGCGGCAGCTCTCGGCCGAACTGGAGGCGGCCAACATGGCGCACGCCTCGGCGCAGACTCTGGTGGGCATGCCGCTCGTGCTCCGCGAAAACGGGCTGCTGCGCGTGCCCGTGCCGCGCTCCATCGCCTTCCCCACGCCCTTATATTACCCCGGAAGCAACCTGCCCGCCCTGCCCTTATACAACCTTTATAACAAGATTGACTACTGACTCCCAGACGACCACTATGAACACgacgcaccaccaccaccaccaccaccaccaccactgacatgattattattatgattataataAGGAAAAAGTCCCATAACCAACGAACTGACTCGAGTCAAAGCCGCTTTGCGACGAAAAACGCGCACAAAGTTGCGCGTTTTCCGCCACGAGGCATAAAAACCGAACCGGACGGATGACGTCAGCGCCACTCCAGCCGAAGCGTTCCTGTATTTCATTTATGTGCAGATGCAACCCGGTGAAAATCACtggaaggggaattccacccgtATTTCAACGTTTCCCACTGTAAACAAAGCCGTccgggtttgatgtgaaatgactgTGTACCGTGTTTATTACAGCGGCGGCGAacggaaccagacgtctttatTTACCCCCCCAGTTCGACCCACACCACAGGGCCTTTGTCCTATGGTGAAACAGCGGCCAGTCTGAGAAAGCAGGCGCTATTTTGTTTGCACGTGTTCCTCCGCCACGGACAAAACAAGTTTAAGGCCAGCACAATTA is drawn from Pygocentrus nattereri isolate fPygNat1 chromosome 10, fPygNat1.pri, whole genome shotgun sequence and contains these coding sequences:
- the hmx2 gene encoding homeobox protein HMX2, with protein sequence MSHSQDSGSKCSAAPISSFTIQSILGTASEGKEQSPAGAARKRALSVSSEDECSGAEDSGDCCCSEPGLPEPCSRHQPLNFSCLGPPKSLLQSQDGLERPARLPPSLLSADYKEEHEEEEEREGASCEERRREGLGADKAGAAAKKKTRTVFSRSQVYQLESTFDVKRYLSSSERACLASSLQLTETQVKTWFQNRRNKWKRQLSAELEAANMAHASAQTLVGMPLVLRENGLLRVPVPRSIAFPTPLYYPGSNLPALPLYNLYNKIDY